CAGAGCGGACAGAGATCGCCCCAGACCCCTGCCGAGATCACCCGCTGCGTGCTGGACAGCCTGGCGCTCAGGACGGCGCAGATTCTGAACACGCTGGAAGAGGTGGGTGGCCAGCGCATCGACACCATGCATGTGGTCGGCGGCGGCTCGCAGATTGCCCTGCTCAACCAACTGATCGCCGACGCCAGCGGCAAAACCGTGGTCGCGGGTCCGGTGGAGGCCACCCTGATGGGCAACCTGCTGATTCAGGCGGGGTTGCCTCTCACCGAACTGCGCCGCACCGTGCGAGACTCGTGCGAATTGCAGACCTTCTCGCCAAAGACAGCTACCGTTCAGTCATGCAGATAGACCTGTTTATCACCTGCCTCAACGACGCCCTGTTTCCCCAGACCGGGCTGGCGACAGCGCGGCTGCTGCGGCGGCTGGGCCATACCGTCCGCTTTAACGAGGCCCAGACCTGCTGCGGTCAGATGCACTTCAACACTGGCTATCAGGCTGAGGCGCTGCCACTGATCCGCAAATTCGTCCGCGACTTCAAAGATGCCGAAGTGATCGTGGCCCCCAGCGGTTCCTGCGTGGCCTTCGTGCGCGATCTGTATCCGAGAGCGGCAGAGTGGGCTGGGGACGACGAGCTTTTACAAGAAGTCACCGAGTTGGGCAAGCGTACCTACGAACTCAGCGAGTTTCTGGTCAAGGTGCTGGGCGTAGAGGACGTCGGCGCGTACTATCCGCACCGCGTCACCTATCATCCGACCTGCCACGCCGCCCGGCTGCTGCGGGTGGGCGACGCTCCGCTGCAACTGCTGCG
This portion of the Deinococcus rubellus genome encodes:
- a CDS encoding (Fe-S)-binding protein encodes the protein MQIDLFITCLNDALFPQTGLATARLLRRLGHTVRFNEAQTCCGQMHFNTGYQAEALPLIRKFVRDFKDAEVIVAPSGSCVAFVRDLYPRAAEWAGDDELLQEVTELGKRTYELSEFLVKVLGVEDVGAYYPHRVTYHPTCHAARLLRVGDAPLQLLRKVRGLTLVELPASDQCCGFGGTFSVKNPETSTAMLADKVQSVMGTGAESCTAGDNSCLMHIGGGLSRLQSGVGVVHLAEILASTESSSTGSNRAGNSETIGAVQVSAEALL